The genome window CCGTATACGTTCCGGCTTGTGGTCGAGTGATAGCGTCCATCTGTCGATTCTTACTGGGACCCTGAGTTTTTTCATTCTCAGATGCCTTCTCGTCTACTGCTGCAATCACTTCAATTCGCATCTTGCCGAACATTCCAAACAGTCCGCCGGTTTTCACCTGTTTCGAGTTTAAAATGACGGCATCCTTTCCCAAATCCACTCTGATCTTGTCCAGCGCCTCTGGCATCGAATCGACTATGTAACGTTTCACTCTCACGAAATATTCACCATCCCTACGCTTTGCACTTCAACATGTGGCTCCAGCTCGCTGTATGACAAAACGGGAACGTCCGGCATCATCCGATCTAGCAGCTGGCGAAGATACATACGAACGGCTGGAGAAGAAAGAATGATAGGCTGCTGCCCCGAGTTGATCATCTTTCCTACCTCTGCAGACATTGTCTGATAAATCCGCTGTGACGTTTCCGGATCCATCGCCAAGTAGCTTCCTTGCTCGGATTGCTCGACGTGCTCGGAGATTGCTTTTTCCAGTCCGGCTCCTGCTGTGAGTACACGCAGCGGCTGTCCAGGCTCGGTAAACTGCAGCGTAATCTGTCTTGACATCGCTTGGCGCACGTACTCCGTCAGGATTTCTGGATCCTTGGTGTACATGGCATGATCTGCCAGAGCCTCAAGAATGACAGTCAAATTGCGAACCGATACTTTTTCACGCAGCAGCTTTTGCAGCACCTTTTGCACATCGCCGATGGTAAGAGCTCCTGGAATCAGCTCGTCCACCAATACCGGCGCCGTCTCTCTCACATTGTCGATCAGTGCCCGCGTCTCCTGACGGCCCAATAGCTCGTGGGCGTGGCGCTTGATGATTTCTGTCAAATGAGTGGCGACAACGGATGGCGGGTCGACTACCGTGTAGCCGGAGAGCTCCGCAATCTCCTTATTCTCTTCTGTTACCCATAATGCCGGCAATCCAAACGCAGGTTCTACCGTTTCTATTCCAACAATGGAATCATCTTCAATTCCGGGACTCATTGCCAAATAGTGATCCAGCATGATTTCCCCTTTTGCAACCTGGTTCCCTTTGATCTTGATCATGTACTCATTCGGTCGAAGCTGGATATTATCGCGAATGCGGATCACCGGAACGACAATCCCCATTTCCAGCGCAATTTGTCTGCGGATCATGATGACTCGGTCGAGCAGATCGCCGCCCTGCTTCACGTCCGCCAATGGAATCAAGCCATAGCCGAATTCGAATTCGATCGGATCGACCTGCAGCAGATTGACCACACTCTCGGGACTGCGAACCTCTTCAATCTGTTGTTCTTCCACTTTGTCAGCAGACTCGAGCATTTCCATTTTCTGCTTGTTACTCAGCTTCCAGGCAGCAAAGCCCATGATCCCTGCTACGGGGAGTACAGGGAGCAAGCCAATCGGTGTAAAGAGCCCCAGCAAGAGCATGCATCCGGATACGATGTAGAGCAGACGCGGAAAGCTGAACATTTGCTTGGTGATATCTTCCCCGAGACCTTCGCCGGAAGTGGAACGCGTCACGATGATACCGGCTGCTGTCGAGATCAACAGAGCCGGGATTTGGCTGACCAGCGCATCCCCGACGGACATGGTCGTAAAACGGGATGCTGACTCGGCAAAGCTCATGTCGTGAACGAGCATCCCGATGATGAAGCCCCCGATAATATTGACGATAAAGATGATGATTCCGGCGATGGCATCCCCTTTTACGAATTTGCTGGCACCATCCATCGCGCCGTAGAAGTCCGCTTCGTTTTCAATCTTTTTCCGTCTGGTCCGCGCTTCTGCTTCCGTAATCATTCCAGCGTTTAAGTCGGCGTCAATACTCATCTGCTTCCCTGGCATCGCGTCCAAGGTAAAGCGTGCCGCTACCTCAGCCACACGTTCCGAACCTTTGGTAATCACGATAAATTGAATGATGATCAAGATGAGAAACACAACGAAACCAACAACCTGGTTACCGCCAACGACAAAATCCCCAAAGGTTTCAATCACTTTGCCTCCTTCGCCGTGGGAGAGAATGTTCCGGGTGGTGGATACATTCAGAGCCAGACGAAAAAGGGTCGTAATGAGCAGGACTGTGGGGAAAATGGAGAACTCCAGCGTTTCCTTTGTGTACATGGACACGAGCAAAATCGTCAACGCAAGGGAGATATTGAGGATTAGAAGCAAGTCAAGCAGGCCGGGAGGGAGTGGGATGACCATCATGACTACAATGCTTATAACGAATAGGATTGTGCCTATTTCCTTGAACTTGAATCCCACTGTTCATTCCCCTTTCTCTTATTTCGCTTTCCCCTGCAGCTTGTACACGTACGCGAGAACTTCCGCTACCGCTTTAAACAATTCTTCGGGAATTTGTTGTCCAATTTCAACCTGACTATAGAGAGCCCTGGCCAAGGGCTTGTTTTCCATCGTTACGATCCGGTGTTTTTTGGCCACTTCTCTGATTTTTAATGCAAGGTAGTCTTGTCCTTTCGCTATTACCGTCGGAGCGCTCATGGCACTCGCATCATATCGGATGGCAACCGCGAAGTGCGTCGGGTTCGTAATAATCACATCCGCCTTTGGCAGTTCCTGCATCATCCGTCTGATCGCCATGCTGCGCTGCCTTTCACGAATCTTTCCTTTAATCAGCGGATCCCCTTCTGCCTGTTTGTGTTCATCCTTCAGGTCTTGTTTGGACATCCGTAGATTTTTCTCATGTTCGTAGCGCTGATAGGCGTAATCCAAAACCGCTAAGACGAATAACAGCAATCCGAGGTAAATTCCGAGCTTGGCGACCTCGCCTGCCGTAAAGGATAAAACCGTACCCAAAGACTTCAGAGAGAGCTGCACCACCTGATCTTTGGTGTTCCATAAAATCGTATAGGCAACAAAAATACCCGCGCTGATTTTCAGCAAAGATTTGAGCAGTTCCACGATGGAACGCAGTGAAAAAATACGTTTTGCGCCTTCAATCGGATTTAACTTTTCCAGCTTCATCTGGAGTGGTTCAGTGGTCAGCAACCAACCGACCTGCATGTAGTTCACAGCAAAAGCAACGAGCAGCGAAACTCCTAAAACTGGCCCCACGATTTTGAAAGCTTCAAAAGCTAGCTGCGAAACCATCACCTTCAGATTCTCTTCGTTGACCTGCCACGTCGTGAAGGTTATCAACGACTCGCGCATGATGTTCTGAAAGGTGGCCAGCATGCTTGAGCCGAGCATGATTAAGAGAAAGAAAAAGGATGTCAGTGCAATTGCCGGTGACAAATCCTGACTTTTGGCAACCTGCCCTTTTTTCCTTGCATCTTCTTTTTTCTTGGGTGTTGCTTTTTCGGTCTTTTCCCCATTGAAAAATTGCAAATCAACCGGATAACGAAGCTTGATTCTCATCATGGTGTGCCTCCGAGCATGTTCATCATTTCTGCGAGCGCCCGGAACATACTTTCGAAAAGTCCACTCAAGGTCAGCAGGAAAGCGGGCATCACCACAATCAACAACAGAAAGCCTGCAAGCATTTTAATAGGAAGACCTACTACGAAAATATTAAACTGCGGTACTGATTTCGCGATGATCCCCAGAGAGAGATCCACCAAAAACAATGCGACAACGATCGGTGCCGCCATCATAAAAGCACTGAGAAACATATTTTGAAAGACTTTTACAGCAGTCAACATGACTTGTTCACTGCCAAATGCAGCCCACGCCGCCTCTACAGGGATGGCTTCATAGCTTTTGATGATTCCCCGGATGAGCATGTGGTGTCCATTGATACTAAAAAAATACAGCGTAGCCAGGATGTTTTTGAAGTTACCTGTGATCGGAACGTAAGCCCCTGTCCGCGGGTCGATGACATTGGCCATCGCAAGCCCCATTTGCATGTCCATCAATCCGCCGGCTACCTGAACGGCTACAAACATCAGCTCACAAATGAATCCGAGGATGACTCCTACCAACGCTTCCTTGCACACGTGCAGGATGAAAGTCAAATCCAGAGGAATCTGTCCTTGGACGGGTATGTATTGAAAGCTGATCATCGCCATGACGAAAGCCAAAGCGATCTTGAACTGATTGGGGACGCCTTTGATCGAGAAGAAGGGAGCCGCTACAAAAAAAGCACTCATTCTGACAAACACAAGTAAAAAGATGGGCAGGTACATGAAAAAAAGATTCATAGGCTATCCAACAAATCGATGGAGGTTTCCGAAGATTCCCATCGTAAAATCAAGCATCACTCGCAGCATCCACGGTCCAACAGTCAACAGTGTGATGAAGACCGCCAGGATTTTTGGAATGAATGCGAGCGTCTGCTCCTGAATTTGTGTCGTTGCCTGGAATACGCTGACAATCAATCCGACCAGCAAGGCAATTCCCAGGGCAGGTGCCGATAGCAGCAGGATGGTATAGACTGAGCTCTGGGCAATCTGCATCAATAATTCTTGTGTCATGCTCTCTACCTCCTCAGACCCTCTGGAATGTACCTAAAAACTGATCAAGAGCGATTTAACGACCAAGTACCAGCCATCTACCATGATGAACAACAAGATTTTAAAGGGTAAGGAAATCATGACCGGCGGAAGCATCATCATCCCCATCCCCATCAGAATACTGGAGATGACCATATCAATGACAAGGAATGGAATAAAGATCATAAAGCCGATTTGAAATGCCGTTTTCAACTCACTGATGGCATAGGCCGGAACCAGTGCACTCAGGGGAATATCCTGAATGGTCTTGGGCCTTTCCGACTTGGTATATTCCAGAAATAAAGCCAAGTCTTTTTCCCTTGTTTGCTTTGCCATAAATTCTTTAAAAGGAATCACTGCGGTGTCAAAAGCCTGCTGCTGGGTGATCTTCCCTGCCATGAACGGCTGAACGGCCGTCTCATTGACCTTGCCAAGAGTCGGAGCCATGATAAAAAAGGTCATGAAGAGTGCCAAGGCAACCAGAACCTGGTTGGGGGGCATTTGTTGAGTCGCCAGTGCATTGCGTACAAATGACAAGACGATCACGATCCGGGTAAAGCTCGTCATGAGCAGCAAAATCGCGGGAGCTACAGACAAGACCGTCAAGATCAGCAAGATTTGAATCGCCGAGGACGTTTCCTGCGGCGTCCCAGTTCCGCCGCCAATTTTCAAATCAATGCTCGGAACAAGCGGTGTTCCCACGGGAGCTGCCATTACGATGTTTGGCAAAGCCAGCAGCACAGCGGCAATCACGAGCACCTGCAATACATGTTTCATTTTAGGTCCCCTCTGTCCTGAGCATCCTCTTTGGTCCATACATCCGTTTGAATCGGTCGTTTTTGGACTTCATTCCACTTTCCTTTCAGAAGGTCTTGGAACGATCGCCCATCCACATCCGACGCATACAAGATTTCTTCTTCGACCGGCTTCTTTTTCCCAAATGGCAGCCAGCTTACGGAGAATGGGGAAGACATCGGCTTGATTTCTGCATCAGATAAAATGAGATCAGCTTCTTCACCAGGTTCGATCATTCTGAGGAGTTGGACATTTTCACCGACTCCGACGATATAGAGAGTCTCGCCAATCATGACAACCTGCATCGTCTTTCCATTTCCAAGCGCAGCTGCTGAAATGACTTTAATCGGTCCCTGACTCTGTCCCATTTGTCTTTTGCCTAAAAATCGAAGCAACAGGTAGATGAGCACAGCGATGAATCCGAGTGAGAAAATAACTTGCAGCAAGTATCCCCACATACTGCCGGATCCGCTGCCCGGAATGGCCGCCGGCTGTTCGCCGCCGGCGGGCGCATTGCTCTTTGGTGCATTCCCCTGGTTGTAGGAATCAGCGACAGTACCTTCAGCTGAAGCCGTGACAGGAA of Brevibacillus choshinensis contains these proteins:
- the flhA gene encoding flagellar biosynthesis protein FlhA; the encoded protein is MGFKFKEIGTILFVISIVVMMVIPLPPGLLDLLLILNISLALTILLVSMYTKETLEFSIFPTVLLITTLFRLALNVSTTRNILSHGEGGKVIETFGDFVVGGNQVVGFVVFLILIIIQFIVITKGSERVAEVAARFTLDAMPGKQMSIDADLNAGMITEAEARTRRKKIENEADFYGAMDGASKFVKGDAIAGIIIFIVNIIGGFIIGMLVHDMSFAESASRFTTMSVGDALVSQIPALLISTAAGIIVTRSTSGEGLGEDITKQMFSFPRLLYIVSGCMLLLGLFTPIGLLPVLPVAGIMGFAAWKLSNKQKMEMLESADKVEEQQIEEVRSPESVVNLLQVDPIEFEFGYGLIPLADVKQGGDLLDRVIMIRRQIALEMGIVVPVIRIRDNIQLRPNEYMIKIKGNQVAKGEIMLDHYLAMSPGIEDDSIVGIETVEPAFGLPALWVTEENKEIAELSGYTVVDPPSVVATHLTEIIKRHAHELLGRQETRALIDNVRETAPVLVDELIPGALTIGDVQKVLQKLLREKVSVRNLTVILEALADHAMYTKDPEILTEYVRQAMSRQITLQFTEPGQPLRVLTAGAGLEKAISEHVEQSEQGSYLAMDPETSQRIYQTMSAEVGKMINSGQQPIILSSPAVRMYLRQLLDRMMPDVPVLSYSELEPHVEVQSVGMVNIS
- the flhB gene encoding flagellar biosynthesis protein FlhB, with protein sequence MMRIKLRYPVDLQFFNGEKTEKATPKKKEDARKKGQVAKSQDLSPAIALTSFFFLLIMLGSSMLATFQNIMRESLITFTTWQVNEENLKVMVSQLAFEAFKIVGPVLGVSLLVAFAVNYMQVGWLLTTEPLQMKLEKLNPIEGAKRIFSLRSIVELLKSLLKISAGIFVAYTILWNTKDQVVQLSLKSLGTVLSFTAGEVAKLGIYLGLLLFVLAVLDYAYQRYEHEKNLRMSKQDLKDEHKQAEGDPLIKGKIRERQRSMAIRRMMQELPKADVIITNPTHFAVAIRYDASAMSAPTVIAKGQDYLALKIREVAKKHRIVTMENKPLARALYSQVEIGQQIPEELFKAVAEVLAYVYKLQGKAK
- the fliR gene encoding flagellar biosynthetic protein FliR, encoding MNLFFMYLPIFLLVFVRMSAFFVAAPFFSIKGVPNQFKIALAFVMAMISFQYIPVQGQIPLDLTFILHVCKEALVGVILGFICELMFVAVQVAGGLMDMQMGLAMANVIDPRTGAYVPITGNFKNILATLYFFSINGHHMLIRGIIKSYEAIPVEAAWAAFGSEQVMLTAVKVFQNMFLSAFMMAAPIVVALFLVDLSLGIIAKSVPQFNIFVVGLPIKMLAGFLLLIVVMPAFLLTLSGLFESMFRALAEMMNMLGGTP
- the fliQ gene encoding flagellar biosynthesis protein FliQ, coding for MTQELLMQIAQSSVYTILLLSAPALGIALLVGLIVSVFQATTQIQEQTLAFIPKILAVFITLLTVGPWMLRVMLDFTMGIFGNLHRFVG
- the fliP gene encoding flagellar type III secretion system pore protein FliP (The bacterial flagellar biogenesis protein FliP forms a type III secretion system (T3SS)-type pore required for flagellar assembly.), with protein sequence MKHVLQVLVIAAVLLALPNIVMAAPVGTPLVPSIDLKIGGGTGTPQETSSAIQILLILTVLSVAPAILLLMTSFTRIVIVLSFVRNALATQQMPPNQVLVALALFMTFFIMAPTLGKVNETAVQPFMAGKITQQQAFDTAVIPFKEFMAKQTREKDLALFLEYTKSERPKTIQDIPLSALVPAYAISELKTAFQIGFMIFIPFLVIDMVISSILMGMGMMMLPPVMISLPFKILLFIMVDGWYLVVKSLLISF
- a CDS encoding flagellar biosynthetic protein FliO; this translates as MMKFRNVGTGLIWVCCLIMLLVASLPVTASAEGTVADSYNQGNAPKSNAPAGGEQPAAIPGSGSGSMWGYLLQVIFSLGFIAVLIYLLLRFLGKRQMGQSQGPIKVISAAALGNGKTMQVVMIGETLYIVGVGENVQLLRMIEPGEEADLILSDAEIKPMSSPFSVSWLPFGKKKPVEEEILYASDVDGRSFQDLLKGKWNEVQKRPIQTDVWTKEDAQDRGDLK